Proteins encoded in a region of the Sulfurimonas marina genome:
- a CDS encoding OmpP1/FadL family transporter, with amino-acid sequence MNKAIKQSIVATIILGTTALYATNGDNLIGLGAKSRGMGGIGIGMSHGAESGLANPAMITSIKSTEISFGGTVFMPDVSYNAGAGYQQSDADLNVIPEVSIASKIDENLYIGIGIWGTAGMGTDYRNDTTGTTMQMVTNLQLMQFGIPVAYKYNGLSLGVTGIMQYGALDINYQNSGSNVGAGFAQDIAFGYSVGAAYDFANLGVSGLTLGAVYKSAIEMDYNDQLTNATAPFDSFGVTGIPQQLEQPAEYGAGISYNFNAHTVAFDYKRILWSDAKGYENFGWEDQNVYVLGYQYASTDWQVRLGYNYAKNPIDELDWMVNGGAALNMFNLLGFPATIEQHYTVGGTYAFNEKFSFDAAFVYAPEVEENFTSADTNGPFEIGSKHSQSSITLQANFTF; translated from the coding sequence ATGAATAAAGCAATAAAACAATCAATAGTGGCAACAATAATTTTAGGAACGACTGCTCTATACGCAACAAACGGTGACAACCTCATCGGTCTTGGTGCAAAATCACGAGGAATGGGTGGTATAGGTATCGGTATGAGTCATGGAGCAGAGTCTGGACTGGCAAATCCGGCAATGATCACTTCTATAAAATCAACTGAAATCTCTTTTGGGGGAACAGTTTTTATGCCTGATGTTTCTTATAATGCGGGAGCAGGATATCAACAAAGCGATGCAGATCTAAATGTAATTCCTGAAGTATCTATAGCATCTAAAATTGATGAAAACCTTTATATCGGAATAGGTATTTGGGGGACTGCCGGAATGGGTACTGACTATCGTAACGATACAACAGGAACTACAATGCAGATGGTAACAAACTTACAGTTAATGCAGTTTGGTATCCCCGTAGCATACAAATATAACGGTCTGAGTCTGGGTGTGACAGGAATTATGCAATACGGTGCACTCGATATCAACTATCAAAATAGCGGCTCAAACGTAGGTGCAGGTTTCGCTCAAGATATCGCTTTTGGTTACTCTGTAGGTGCAGCTTACGATTTTGCTAACTTAGGTGTATCAGGTCTTACTCTTGGTGCGGTATATAAATCGGCAATTGAGATGGACTATAACGATCAACTGACAAATGCAACTGCTCCTTTTGACTCATTTGGAGTTACGGGAATCCCGCAACAACTTGAACAGCCTGCTGAATATGGCGCAGGTATATCTTATAACTTTAATGCCCATACTGTTGCATTTGATTACAAACGTATCCTTTGGAGCGATGCTAAAGGGTATGAAAACTTTGGTTGGGAAGATCAGAATGTTTATGTTCTTGGGTATCAATATGCATCTACAGACTGGCAGGTACGTTTAGGGTATAACTATGCAAAAAATCCTATTGATGAACTAGACTGGATGGTAAACGGTGGGGCTGCATTAAATATGTTCAACCTTTTAGGATTCCCTGCAACTATTGAACAACATTACACTGTAGGTGGTACTTATGCTTTCAATGAGAAATTTTCATTCGATGCCGCATTTGTTTATGCACCTGAAGTTGAAGAAAACTTCACATCTGCAGATACAAACGGTCCATTTGAAATAGGCTCAAAACACAGCCAATCAAGTATAACTCTTCAGGCCAATTTCACATTTTAA
- a CDS encoding DUF4395 domain-containing protein, giving the protein MNLKSFLWEYGEKVPGYDIRVVNEREARASAGILFLLGMIVIFVGIGFNHIIVAKVYLAFMWFDFLARVINPNYSPSLLLGRVVVQNQKPEYVGAMQKRFAWTLGWFMAFPMAYWFVLNWDISFYKVLICVLCLALTFMESAFSICVGCMIYKAVIKEDPKYCPGGVCEMRIKEPIQTFNTTQQLMTIVTLAGLTIGIYLFLANTESKTFFGEFLHEAVLTETQLQKEKDEAYQKEMELEFGDDF; this is encoded by the coding sequence ATGAATTTAAAAAGTTTTTTATGGGAATACGGGGAGAAAGTCCCCGGATACGATATAAGAGTAGTAAACGAAAGAGAAGCAAGAGCCTCGGCAGGGATACTTTTCCTGCTTGGGATGATCGTTATCTTTGTCGGAATCGGATTCAATCATATAATAGTGGCAAAAGTGTATTTAGCATTTATGTGGTTTGATTTCTTAGCAAGGGTTATCAATCCAAACTACTCCCCTTCTCTGCTCTTGGGAAGAGTTGTTGTCCAAAACCAAAAACCTGAGTATGTAGGTGCTATGCAAAAACGTTTTGCATGGACACTCGGTTGGTTTATGGCTTTTCCAATGGCCTACTGGTTTGTTCTAAACTGGGATATCAGTTTTTACAAAGTTTTAATTTGTGTACTTTGTCTTGCCTTAACATTTATGGAAAGTGCTTTTTCTATATGTGTCGGTTGTATGATCTACAAAGCCGTTATAAAAGAAGATCCAAAATATTGTCCCGGCGGTGTTTGTGAAATGCGTATAAAAGAGCCTATTCAAACTTTCAATACAACGCAGCAATTGATGACAATAGTAACTTTAGCAGGACTTACTATAGGGATATATCTGTTTTTAGCCAATACGGAATCTAAAACATTCTTCGGTGAATTTCTCCATGAAGCGGTTTTAACAGAGACACAACTGCAAAAAGAGAAAGATGAAGCATATCAAAAAGAGATGGAGTTAGAATTTGGGGATGATTTCTAG
- a CDS encoding lipid A deacylase LpxR family protein, whose protein sequence is MPLYGDSLYILHDNDLPFNSDDHYTSGVQIGWISEGYSGELNDSFTQSYIQSLSSIVELVGVSFSERKRAGSISVQGMMITPNDLERTDAIYDDVPYMGTLSGAFSLLSWDSDDFDEYRFTIGVAGPNSGAEQLQKTVHKITGSIDPKGWDNQIGTRIIMQLEYVHGIKQYTGNFGDSKRFEWFNSYYADVGSFYCGAGVGSSVRYGENMPLNFKSSSGLLSSSKSDMVELEHKNSSLGWDVHGGVHLNFVGYLYLYEESKRLGYSFDRPNILPVLNAGVSVYLKNFTASLDFFPSRSTVANPTSTSFARINLSWQF, encoded by the coding sequence TTGCCGTTATATGGCGATAGTTTATATATTTTGCATGATAACGATTTACCTTTTAATTCAGACGATCATTATACAAGCGGTGTACAGATTGGTTGGATAAGTGAGGGCTATAGCGGTGAGTTAAACGATAGCTTTACTCAAAGCTACATACAATCTTTAAGCAGCATTGTAGAGCTTGTCGGTGTCTCTTTTTCTGAGCGTAAACGTGCAGGAAGTATTAGTGTACAAGGGATGATGATCACTCCAAATGATCTAGAAAGAACAGATGCCATATATGATGATGTACCTTATATGGGGACATTAAGCGGTGCTTTTTCACTTTTATCATGGGATAGTGATGATTTTGATGAATACCGTTTTACAATAGGCGTAGCAGGACCAAATTCAGGAGCCGAGCAATTACAAAAAACTGTTCACAAGATAACAGGTTCGATCGATCCAAAAGGGTGGGACAATCAAATCGGAACGAGAATTATTATGCAGCTGGAATACGTGCATGGGATCAAACAATATACAGGAAACTTTGGAGATTCAAAACGTTTTGAATGGTTCAATAGCTATTATGCCGATGTCGGGAGTTTTTATTGTGGAGCGGGAGTGGGCAGTTCAGTCCGATATGGAGAGAATATGCCCTTGAATTTTAAAAGTTCAAGCGGATTGTTAAGCAGTTCAAAAAGCGATATGGTTGAACTTGAGCATAAAAACAGTTCTTTGGGATGGGATGTTCATGGGGGAGTTCATTTGAATTTCGTAGGCTATCTTTATCTTTATGAAGAGAGTAAGCGACTCGGATACAGTTTTGACAGACCCAATATATTGCCGGTATTAAATGCAGGAGTAAGTGTTTATCTTAAAAATTTTACGGCATCGTTAGATTTTTTCCCGTCTAGATCGACTGTTGCCAATCCTACATCGACAAGTTTTGCCAGAATAAATTTATCCTGGCAGTTTTGA
- a CDS encoding ABC transporter permease: MKKRLLNIWYLGLKELQSLWQDKVMLFLIIYSFSLGIYIGATSASSELNKVPIAFVDEDRSPLSARLMKAFHEPEFLPPAVIDADEIDKNMDEGIYTFVITIPPSFEKELLQGKHPTVQVNIDATRMSQAGIGAGYIQQMINDELNIFLNGYKTSASLPINLVTRIKFNPTLDSLWFGSVMKLIEQISMLSIILSGAALIREREHGTLEHLLVMPLSATEIMLSKVWSMGLVVVMSSALSLFLLIKGILAVPIIGSEWLFLFGALLMLFATTSMGIFMGTVARTMPQLGLIVILTILPLQVLSGSVTPFDSMPEGIQDVMLLMPTSHFVSMAQAVLYRGAGIDVVWPELLAIVAIGMLFFLISLAIFRKSLASE; this comes from the coding sequence ATGAAAAAAAGGCTATTAAACATATGGTATTTAGGTCTCAAAGAGCTTCAAAGTCTTTGGCAGGATAAAGTTATGTTGTTTTTGATCATATATTCATTTTCTCTAGGTATTTACATAGGTGCAACCTCTGCAAGTTCAGAGTTAAACAAAGTGCCTATTGCCTTTGTAGATGAAGATCGTTCACCTCTTTCAGCCCGTCTAATGAAAGCTTTTCATGAACCTGAGTTTCTCCCTCCAGCTGTTATCGATGCGGACGAGATCGATAAAAATATGGATGAGGGGATTTATACTTTTGTTATAACTATCCCGCCATCTTTTGAAAAAGAGCTTTTACAGGGGAAACACCCGACTGTGCAAGTTAATATTGATGCGACACGGATGTCTCAGGCGGGAATCGGAGCCGGGTATATCCAACAGATGATCAATGATGAACTCAATATCTTTTTAAACGGTTATAAAACAAGTGCATCATTGCCGATCAACTTGGTAACGAGAATAAAGTTCAATCCTACACTCGATAGTCTGTGGTTTGGAAGTGTAATGAAACTAATTGAGCAGATCTCAATGCTCTCAATCATACTCTCAGGTGCGGCACTAATCCGTGAACGGGAACATGGAACACTCGAACACCTATTGGTTATGCCGCTTAGTGCTACAGAGATAATGCTCTCTAAAGTATGGTCTATGGGGCTGGTAGTTGTTATGTCATCAGCACTTTCTTTATTTCTACTCATTAAGGGGATATTGGCAGTTCCTATTATAGGTTCGGAGTGGCTGTTCTTATTTGGTGCATTGTTAATGCTTTTTGCTACTACCTCAATGGGGATCTTTATGGGGACTGTTGCTAGAACAATGCCGCAACTTGGACTTATTGTTATCTTAACAATCTTACCGCTGCAAGTACTCTCAGGAAGTGTTACCCCTTTTGACAGTATGCCTGAAGGGATTCAGGATGTGATGCTTTTAATGCCTACAAGTCATTTTGTAAGTATGGCTCAAGCTGTTTTATACCGAGGAGCAGGTATTGATGTTGTATGGCCTGAGCTTTTAGCTATTGTTGCTATCGGTATGCTATTTTTCCTTATCTCTTTGGCAATTTTTCGTAAAAGTTTAGCGAGCGAATAG